One genomic window of Gracilinema caldarium DSM 7334 includes the following:
- a CDS encoding DUF499 domain-containing protein: MNLFTNCKPRASVFDRNRRDTVLNLSDFLNHHFDENSAKQFLSENFVTSGMKLLIQKSFDRLSSTHDQPSAYLLSQAMGGGKTHSMIVLGLLARYPELRQNLGLKLPDPLKKYTVIGFDGRESDYPYGLWGALAKQLGKEELFKDHYTPLKAPGVTSWISLLQGEPVIILLDELPPYFDNARSIQIGASNLADVTATALSNLLVAANKAELANVVIVISDLSATAYAEGSGFINQALENLRQETQRSIVPIEPVATQGDEIFHILRTRLFESLPGIAEIDRVACRYAEAVEQAKHMELTAQSSASFAALIRESYPFHYALRDLYGRFKANPGFQQTRGLLRLMRAVVSNLWETERAKQLELIHPYDIDLNNQEIFSEFSTINPNLNEAVRLDIANHGTSHAEALDAKLGGGTQAQDAAKLLYVASLSTAQNPELGLRDSELIAWLCRPDYDISRLKTDVLEQLPTSAWYLHVSTDGRLYFKNVRNLAATLHSYVESYTQETRIKELKEYLSSLFKPTLGDVYQACLVLPLWQEVQPEQDKTILVVTEPYQVQGQDQIPLHPDFIRLYEQLEYKNRILFLTGDRDTMTEVLKNAALLKAIETILAEQDSERLSERDPQRIEAKKSKDRILINLRSAIQQTYSTVVYPSADRLRKEIIRFNFDNNNYEGESQIRSALLNARKFSDDTKNLDAWIGKVEERLFDNQNPVRWKDVKARAASKTNWQLHLPRLLDDIKGHAVRTGKWREEGEYVRKGPFPKEPTGISVIVKNRDENTGKAILEIRPIGGTKVLYEIGDIIPTTASSPVPNYSAFETDDLKLTFVCIDENDPNHEARPVVWKNKVSLKSRIFEQAGERYIEFVSAPQVPIFYTTDGSDPRTRGVPYAGPFPIPRSCRVIQALAKKDDIESEILSRDVTQQERTAVDPAKPLTWKTKRFQNIATSEAWQVVTRLIEHSGEAEGLTIYFELPETGGEEFNYTAPEGIRKSGEDIKDILELVSNYAGTVNIGLTIQRIHFSRGQDFLDWTNKDKIPYDFTSEVRQ, translated from the coding sequence CATGAAATTGCTCATTCAAAAAAGCTTTGACCGCCTTTCAAGCACCCATGATCAACCCTCGGCGTATCTGTTATCCCAGGCCATGGGCGGCGGTAAAACCCATAGCATGATTGTCCTTGGTTTATTGGCCCGTTATCCTGAATTACGACAAAACCTTGGTTTAAAACTACCGGATCCGCTTAAAAAGTATACCGTCATTGGGTTTGATGGCCGCGAATCGGACTATCCCTATGGCCTTTGGGGAGCCCTGGCCAAGCAATTGGGGAAAGAGGAGCTCTTTAAGGACCATTACACCCCCCTTAAAGCACCGGGAGTTACGTCCTGGATTAGCCTGTTACAGGGGGAGCCGGTTATTATTTTATTAGATGAACTGCCACCCTATTTTGACAATGCCCGTTCCATACAGATTGGGGCTTCCAATTTGGCGGATGTCACTGCAACCGCATTGTCCAATTTATTAGTGGCCGCCAATAAGGCAGAACTGGCGAATGTGGTTATTGTTATTTCAGACCTATCAGCAACGGCTTACGCTGAAGGCTCTGGTTTCATTAATCAGGCCCTCGAGAACCTTAGGCAGGAGACCCAACGCAGTATTGTCCCCATTGAACCGGTAGCAACCCAGGGAGATGAAATCTTTCATATTCTCAGAACCCGGTTATTTGAAAGCCTCCCTGGTATTGCAGAAATTGACAGGGTTGCATGCCGCTATGCCGAAGCGGTTGAGCAGGCAAAACACATGGAACTCACTGCCCAATCATCAGCCTCATTTGCCGCCTTAATTCGGGAATCCTATCCCTTCCATTATGCCTTAAGGGACCTCTATGGCAGGTTTAAGGCAAATCCTGGATTTCAGCAGACCCGGGGCTTACTGCGTTTAATGCGGGCTGTGGTATCCAATCTCTGGGAAACAGAACGGGCGAAACAGCTTGAGCTGATTCATCCCTATGATATCGACCTGAATAATCAGGAAATTTTCAGCGAATTTTCTACCATCAACCCAAACCTTAATGAAGCGGTTCGCCTTGATATTGCCAACCATGGGACTTCCCATGCAGAAGCATTGGATGCCAAACTTGGCGGCGGCACCCAAGCCCAGGATGCGGCCAAACTGCTCTATGTGGCTTCCCTTTCTACAGCCCAGAATCCCGAACTGGGACTCAGGGACAGCGAACTCATTGCATGGCTTTGCAGGCCCGATTATGATATTTCTAGGCTAAAAACCGATGTCCTGGAACAGCTCCCGACAAGCGCCTGGTACCTTCATGTTTCCACCGATGGCCGCTTATATTTTAAGAATGTACGAAACCTGGCGGCAACCCTGCACAGCTATGTCGAATCCTATACACAAGAAACAAGAATCAAAGAGTTAAAGGAATATCTCAGCAGTTTATTTAAGCCTACTCTGGGGGATGTTTACCAGGCTTGCCTTGTGCTTCCCCTATGGCAAGAAGTGCAACCGGAACAGGATAAGACCATTCTTGTGGTAACCGAACCCTACCAGGTTCAAGGTCAGGATCAAATACCCTTACACCCCGATTTTATTCGGCTCTATGAACAGCTTGAATATAAGAACCGGATTCTCTTTTTAACCGGCGATCGGGATACCATGACAGAGGTTCTGAAAAATGCCGCGTTGCTCAAGGCTATCGAAACCATCCTGGCTGAACAGGATAGTGAAAGACTTTCTGAACGGGATCCCCAGCGAATTGAGGCAAAAAAAAGTAAGGACAGGATTTTAATCAACCTGAGGAGTGCCATTCAACAAACCTACAGCACCGTAGTATACCCCTCCGCAGACAGACTGCGGAAAGAAATCATACGGTTCAACTTTGACAATAACAACTATGAGGGGGAAAGCCAGATTCGCTCAGCCCTGCTTAATGCCCGTAAATTCAGTGATGATACAAAAAATCTGGATGCCTGGATTGGAAAGGTAGAAGAACGGCTCTTTGACAACCAAAACCCGGTACGCTGGAAGGATGTAAAAGCCCGGGCCGCCAGCAAAACAAACTGGCAATTGCATCTTCCCCGACTGCTCGATGACATAAAGGGACATGCGGTACGTACCGGCAAATGGCGGGAAGAAGGGGAGTATGTCCGAAAAGGCCCGTTCCCCAAGGAACCTACCGGCATAAGCGTCATTGTTAAAAACCGGGATGAAAACACCGGCAAAGCAATCCTGGAAATACGCCCTATTGGGGGCACCAAGGTGCTCTATGAAATTGGGGACATTATACCCACCACTGCCAGCTCTCCGGTTCCCAATTATAGTGCCTTTGAAACAGATGACTTAAAGCTCACCTTTGTTTGTATCGATGAAAATGACCCAAACCATGAAGCTAGGCCGGTGGTTTGGAAAAACAAAGTCAGCTTAAAAAGCAGGATCTTTGAACAAGCCGGAGAACGGTACATAGAGTTTGTTTCCGCACCACAAGTACCAATTTTTTATACCACCGATGGGTCTGACCCCCGCACCAGGGGTGTCCCCTACGCAGGACCTTTCCCCATTCCCCGCAGTTGCCGGGTCATACAGGCTCTCGCAAAAAAAGATGACATAGAAAGCGAGATCCTCAGCCGGGACGTAACCCAACAGGAACGTACCGCAGTAGACCCCGCAAAACCACTCACCTGGAAAACAAAGCGGTTCCAAAACATAGCAACAAGCGAAGCCTGGCAGGTAGTTACAAGACTCATTGAACATAGCGGAGAGGCAGAGGGCCTTACCATTTACTTTGAACTCCCGGAAACCGGAGGTGAGGAATTTAACTATACCGCTCCGGAGGGTATCCGTAAAAGTGGAGAAGATATAAAAGATATTCTGGAACTTGTCAGCAATTATGCGGGAACTGTGAATATCGGCCTCACGATCCAACGGATCCACTTTTCCCGGGGTCAGGACTTTCTGGATTGGACCAATAAGGACAAAATTCCCTATGACTTTACGAGCGAGGTCCGGCAGTGA
- a CDS encoding DUF3780 domain-containing protein → MKPRFPGFGFDPEQQAHFFAVHFPASTKEDSPIKVVEHFEWKGDIPDDADIPNEHRDLKTIIRRDYFKEIADPVKAEFNRRLTAQGLASGKWLIRGGTTLLSASFGKELLLLLWAIEDATLNDVQNAVHNWQGLSPEERWWLYTMTNAATGQAFAGRNRGWRKAVRFALCENPVSAPIIRKRPILEPTLFDGAD, encoded by the coding sequence GTGAAGCCCCGTTTTCCCGGTTTTGGTTTTGATCCGGAACAGCAAGCCCATTTTTTTGCGGTTCACTTTCCTGCCAGCACAAAAGAAGACAGCCCCATAAAGGTTGTGGAGCATTTTGAATGGAAAGGCGATATACCCGACGATGCAGACATACCTAATGAGCACCGGGACCTTAAAACGATCATAAGGCGGGATTATTTTAAGGAAATAGCCGATCCAGTTAAGGCAGAATTCAACCGACGGCTTACGGCTCAAGGCTTAGCTAGTGGTAAATGGCTAATTCGTGGCGGCACCACCCTTCTTTCTGCTAGCTTTGGCAAGGAATTGCTGCTCCTCTTATGGGCCATAGAAGATGCCACCTTAAATGATGTTCAGAATGCAGTACATAACTGGCAGGGACTGTCACCAGAAGAACGCTGGTGGCTCTATACCATGACCAATGCGGCCACGGGGCAGGCTTTTGCAGGCCGCAACCGGGGCTGGCGTAAGGCCGTACGCTTTGCACTGTGTGAAAACCCGGTATCGGCTCCTATTATACGAAAACGCCCTATCCTTGAACCAACCTTGTTTGACGGGGCTGACTAA
- a CDS encoding ATP-dependent nuclease — MIQRIELTNFKTFEKLAIPLGQVTILVGPNNSGKTTLLQALTLWDIALRKWWDQKASSKAKERKGVTINRQDLYAIPIPEAKLLWHDIHTRSGTGENSTVYMIIQLEGFTQEKSWKAALQFYYANPESLYARPVEGIGTIKDLQLALNETMAYLPPMSGLSAFEERLEEGSIRRRIGEGRTAEVLRNLIWKIYDTNRSSWELLCNTVQEGFGAELLTPEYNQATSIITCSIQEGKKPVMDLSTSGRGFQQFLLLYSYLFYQPHTVLMLDEPDAHLEYLRQQGLYRALVQQTNEKGTQLLIATHSEAMLDLAFEHDDTVIAFVRNPHPIRKAKARELKKALLEIPAKDYLLAEEQKRILYLEGSTDLALLKAFAKVLRHPGAQALERAWVIFINTNNLDKCRSHFTGLQEEVPDLKGLLLTDNLGRNFEFPPGLEHLQLQRNEIECYLPLPDILYRYFGEPAANAMELFESTTIDTLRQIIQDETIPAALRDKNHDFWKTTKISDDWLAKILERYYKELQLPVQIRKGEYYRFAEKAQPDELDPEVKATLDRIHTFLS, encoded by the coding sequence ATGATACAGCGCATTGAGTTAACCAATTTTAAGACCTTTGAAAAACTTGCTATACCCCTTGGCCAGGTTACGATCCTTGTGGGGCCTAATAATTCGGGAAAAACGACCCTGCTCCAGGCTTTGACCCTATGGGATATAGCCCTGCGGAAATGGTGGGACCAAAAAGCCTCCAGCAAAGCAAAGGAACGAAAGGGCGTTACCATTAACCGGCAGGATTTGTATGCCATTCCTATTCCGGAAGCAAAGCTACTTTGGCATGACATACACACCCGTTCCGGTACAGGTGAAAACAGTACCGTTTATATGATCATTCAATTGGAAGGCTTTACACAAGAAAAAAGCTGGAAAGCAGCTTTGCAATTTTACTATGCAAACCCAGAATCCCTGTATGCCCGGCCGGTAGAAGGCATTGGGACGATAAAGGACCTGCAATTAGCCCTAAATGAAACCATGGCATACCTCCCACCCATGTCGGGCCTCTCGGCCTTTGAAGAACGGCTGGAAGAAGGAAGCATTCGCCGGCGCATCGGCGAAGGTCGTACCGCAGAAGTTTTAAGAAATCTGATATGGAAAATTTATGATACCAATCGTAGTTCCTGGGAACTGCTCTGCAACACAGTACAGGAAGGCTTTGGTGCAGAACTCTTAACTCCTGAATATAACCAGGCAACCAGTATTATCACCTGTTCCATACAGGAAGGAAAAAAACCTGTGATGGATTTGAGTACCAGCGGACGGGGGTTCCAGCAATTTTTGCTGCTCTACAGCTATCTGTTTTACCAGCCCCACACGGTTTTAATGCTCGATGAACCCGATGCCCATCTCGAGTACCTTAGGCAACAGGGGTTGTATCGTGCCCTGGTACAACAAACAAATGAAAAGGGTACCCAATTACTCATTGCAACCCATTCAGAGGCTATGTTAGACCTGGCTTTTGAACATGATGATACCGTTATTGCTTTTGTCCGGAACCCCCACCCCATCAGAAAAGCAAAAGCAAGGGAGTTAAAAAAGGCTCTCCTAGAAATTCCTGCAAAGGATTATCTTTTAGCGGAAGAGCAGAAAAGGATCCTGTATCTCGAAGGAAGCACAGACCTGGCTTTGTTAAAAGCCTTTGCAAAAGTCCTAAGACACCCGGGGGCACAAGCATTGGAACGAGCCTGGGTCATATTTATCAATACAAACAATCTGGACAAATGCAGGAGCCATTTTACAGGGTTACAAGAAGAAGTTCCAGACTTGAAAGGACTGCTCCTCACCGACAACCTGGGGCGAAACTTTGAGTTTCCCCCTGGTTTAGAGCACCTGCAATTACAACGGAACGAGATTGAATGTTATCTACCCTTGCCAGACATTTTGTATCGGTACTTTGGGGAGCCAGCGGCCAATGCCATGGAACTGTTCGAATCCACCACTATCGATACCCTAAGGCAGATAATCCAGGATGAGACCATACCAGCGGCGCTCCGGGATAAAAACCATGATTTTTGGAAAACCACTAAAATTTCCGATGACTGGTTGGCAAAAATACTGGAGCGGTACTACAAAGAACTACAGCTTCCTGTACAAATCAGAAAGGGAGAATACTACCGCTTTGCGGAAAAGGCCCAGCCTGATGAACTGGATCCGGAAGTAAAAGCAACACTTGATAGGATACACACTTTTTTATCATAA
- a CDS encoding DUF1156 domain-containing protein yields the protein MRYTPFIETQFPIARLSAESYKERKAGSGQTLTGLGKWWGRKPLVLVRAAILALLMPASDKPEQDREIFYKILTMDEDGLWRRKTKALGASGIAQSLKPEEYAGLIELRGGKPAWASGVTADQKESLEKLAFARLPYEEKLTYCCRPEEIDGPSPTTWEEINRHLGTRAQNLQELFAELSQKAFGHLARVGDCFCGGGSVPFEAARLGLEAYGSDLNPVAVLLTWGAINLIGGGTEVQEEVRKAQEEVWRKVDEQITAWGIEHDGQGNRADAYLYCVEARCPATGLWVPLAPSWVISEKYRVVAVLRRNDERQGYDIDIVTGASEAQMKAAKQGTVQKSALVDPEDPSRTYPIASLRGDRRGPNGETIYGLRLWENEDLVPRPDDVFQERLYCVRWVTPEGERIYKAVTEADLERERKVLALLTERFAEWQEKGYIPSKKITPGYNTEQPIRERGWTHWHHLFNPRQLLVHGLLMENLKFQNKLLKVANMLFLGYICDNDSKLCAWNPHFSKGPGNTRNTFSNQALNTLFNFGVKSIIWAS from the coding sequence ATGCGTTACACCCCTTTTATAGAAACCCAATTCCCCATTGCCCGTCTTTCGGCGGAAAGTTACAAGGAACGCAAGGCCGGTTCAGGCCAGACCCTGACGGGGCTCGGCAAGTGGTGGGGCCGGAAGCCCCTCGTCCTGGTACGGGCGGCTATCCTCGCTCTCCTCATGCCCGCCTCGGACAAGCCTGAGCAAGACCGGGAAATCTTTTACAAGATCCTCACCATGGATGAAGACGGCCTCTGGCGGCGCAAAACCAAAGCCCTGGGAGCTTCCGGCATTGCGCAAAGCTTAAAGCCGGAAGAATATGCAGGCCTTATCGAGCTTAGGGGGGGAAAGCCCGCCTGGGCAAGCGGGGTGACTGCTGACCAAAAAGAAAGCCTCGAAAAACTCGCCTTTGCCCGGCTCCCCTATGAAGAAAAATTAACCTACTGCTGCCGCCCGGAAGAAATCGACGGCCCAAGCCCAACAACCTGGGAGGAAATCAATCGCCACCTGGGGACACGGGCACAGAACCTACAAGAGCTCTTTGCCGAGCTTTCCCAAAAAGCCTTTGGGCACCTGGCCCGAGTCGGGGACTGTTTCTGCGGGGGCGGCTCGGTCCCCTTTGAGGCCGCCCGGCTGGGTCTTGAGGCCTACGGCTCTGACCTCAATCCCGTGGCGGTGCTCCTCACCTGGGGCGCTATCAACTTAATTGGGGGCGGCACAGAAGTTCAGGAGGAGGTCCGCAAGGCCCAGGAAGAAGTCTGGCGCAAAGTTGATGAACAGATTACCGCCTGGGGCATCGAACACGATGGCCAGGGCAACCGGGCCGATGCCTACCTCTATTGTGTGGAAGCCCGCTGTCCTGCTACAGGGCTCTGGGTGCCCCTGGCTCCGAGCTGGGTGATCAGCGAAAAATACCGTGTCGTAGCGGTGCTCCGCCGCAACGACGAGCGGCAAGGGTACGACATTGACATTGTAACAGGAGCCAGCGAGGCACAAATGAAGGCCGCAAAACAAGGCACCGTTCAAAAGTCTGCCCTGGTAGACCCGGAAGACCCGAGCCGCACCTACCCCATCGCCTCCCTCCGGGGGGACCGCCGGGGTCCGAATGGGGAAACCATCTATGGACTCAGGCTCTGGGAAAACGAAGACCTGGTGCCCCGGCCCGATGATGTCTTTCAGGAACGGCTCTACTGTGTCCGCTGGGTAACACCGGAAGGGGAGCGGATCTACAAGGCCGTTACCGAAGCAGACCTTGAACGGGAACGCAAAGTCCTTGCGCTCCTTACAGAACGCTTTGCCGAGTGGCAGGAGAAGGGCTACATCCCGTCAAAAAAAATTACTCCAGGTTACAATACAGAACAGCCTATCCGCGAACGCGGCTGGACCCACTGGCACCACCTCTTTAACCCGCGGCAGTTATTGGTGCATGGGTTGTTGATGGAAAATTTAAAATTTCAAAATAAATTACTGAAAGTTGCAAATATGCTATTTTTAGGATATATTTGTGACAACGATAGTAAACTTTGTGCCTGGAATCCACATTTTTCAAAAGGCCCAGGTAATACTAGGAATACTTTTTCAAATCAAGCTTTAAATACACTCTTTAATTTTGGTGTTAAGAGCATAATTTGGGCTTCCTGA
- a CDS encoding IS5 family transposase, with the protein MYKEKEQVPEFEDFYVPFGGHLREDNRWVRLAAIIPWEEIEAEYKKCFSKRIGRTAKTVRLALGSLLIKEKLQLTDEETVETIRENHYLQYFLGYESYKDEKPFDPSMMVHFRKRLGPDAIAQINELIAKRYQEQVEAESEKKQNKENQKDDHDHGNRGQLIIDATCVPQDIRHPHDVTLLDEARRKTEKIIDTLYEASELTIKPRTYRKQARIKYLNFIRGRRRTKKEIRRAIRTQLQYIRRNLRTINELQNKVPSTTLSAKQRRDLIVIHEVYRQQVQMYKGKTHSISGKIVSISQPHVRPIARGKAKAAFEFGAKLSASMTEHGMIFIDRLQWEPYNEQEDLPTQIEKYKRRCGRYPESVHADKIYRTRANRAYCEARGIRLSGPPLGRPIKETLENKKIVRQLRKIQRLDEAIRQAIEGGFGYMKRKFGLGTIYEKLRETSETAIMVCVLLTNCEKILRDLFMRFLFLLGFKPHKSYLKVLVY; encoded by the coding sequence ATGTATAAGGAAAAGGAACAGGTACCTGAGTTTGAAGACTTTTATGTACCCTTCGGAGGACATTTACGAGAAGATAATCGATGGGTACGATTAGCCGCAATTATTCCATGGGAAGAGATAGAAGCTGAATATAAAAAATGTTTTTCAAAACGAATTGGAAGAACAGCCAAGACCGTACGGCTCGCCTTGGGATCATTATTGATAAAAGAGAAATTACAATTAACAGATGAAGAAACGGTAGAAACAATACGAGAGAACCATTACCTGCAATATTTTTTAGGATATGAATCTTACAAAGATGAAAAACCCTTTGATCCAAGCATGATGGTTCATTTTCGAAAACGGCTTGGACCTGATGCAATAGCACAGATAAATGAGTTGATAGCGAAACGGTATCAAGAACAGGTAGAAGCAGAATCTGAAAAAAAACAGAACAAAGAAAACCAAAAGGATGACCATGATCATGGAAATCGAGGGCAACTCATTATAGATGCCACGTGCGTCCCCCAGGATATCCGGCATCCCCATGATGTCACTTTATTGGATGAAGCGCGAAGGAAAACAGAAAAGATAATTGATACGTTATATGAAGCGAGTGAGCTCACCATAAAACCACGAACCTATAGAAAACAGGCCCGTATCAAATATCTCAATTTTATACGAGGGCGACGAAGAACAAAAAAAGAAATACGCAGAGCGATTCGGACCCAACTCCAATACATACGACGTAATTTACGGACTATCAATGAATTACAAAACAAGGTTCCCAGTACAACGTTGAGTGCAAAACAGCGACGTGATCTTATCGTGATACATGAGGTTTACCGGCAACAGGTACAGATGTATAAGGGAAAGACCCATTCGATATCGGGAAAAATCGTCAGTATCAGTCAACCCCATGTACGACCAATAGCCCGAGGTAAAGCAAAAGCGGCCTTTGAATTCGGAGCAAAACTATCAGCATCGATGACCGAACACGGGATGATTTTTATAGATCGATTACAATGGGAACCCTATAACGAACAAGAAGATTTGCCAACACAAATAGAAAAATATAAGAGGCGATGTGGTCGATATCCGGAATCGGTGCATGCCGATAAAATATATCGGACACGAGCAAACCGAGCCTATTGTGAAGCTCGAGGAATACGATTGTCTGGACCACCCTTAGGCAGACCGATTAAAGAAACATTAGAGAATAAAAAGATAGTACGACAGCTACGAAAGATTCAAAGACTTGACGAAGCCATTCGACAAGCGATTGAAGGTGGCTTTGGATATATGAAACGAAAGTTTGGTCTTGGTACAATCTATGAAAAATTACGCGAAACTAGTGAAACAGCAATCATGGTATGTGTATTGCTGACCAACTGTGAAAAGATCCTGAGGGATCTTTTTATGCGCTTTTTATTTTTACTTGGTTTTAAACCTCATAAATCATATTTGAAAGTTTTAGTATACTAA
- a CDS encoding Fic family protein, protein MRAERVRTLIANTPQAAGQATGQSTEQAEAERTRRILEFCRTPRSREEIQAMLGLKHREYFRKDILEPLIASGKLELTEPDKPTSPKQRYKTKDSAL, encoded by the coding sequence ATGAGAGCAGAGAGAGTTCGGACGCTGATAGCAAATACCCCGCAAGCTGCCGGGCAAGCTACCGGGCAATCTACCGAGCAAGCTGAAGCAGAACGAACGAGAAGGATTCTTGAATTCTGCAGAACTCCCCGCTCAAGAGAAGAAATCCAAGCTATGCTTGGATTAAAGCATCGCGAATATTTCCGTAAAGATATTCTCGAGCCGCTTATAGCATCAGGTAAGCTTGAACTTACTGAGCCCGACAAGCCCACAAGTCCGAAACAGCGGTATAAAACCAAGGATTCAGCCCTATGA